The Pseudodesulfovibrio sp. zrk46 genome contains a region encoding:
- a CDS encoding flagellar basal body-associated FliL family protein yields the protein MVLLVPDDSDDLTEDEFGDVEESGQPKAQLDDSEASRATQKVDLDLDDAPFLEDEDEEEEEIALEEEETPFVEEPLDSEGFDFKALLRNKLFLIFAGVVVVLLAVIVFLLMREPEAPPPPPPPVEEIVQEEAAPEVVEETPEILIRLDPFLIEQRDKDNKIRFLEVRIVVSTLEDGLARQFKQETYTIRNALYYYLKNKDLQFLSDKDNSDKLKKELLAIINQYMGFGQFETLLFEQYLVR from the coding sequence ATGGTCTTGCTTGTCCCGGACGACTCAGATGATCTGACCGAAGATGAATTCGGTGATGTTGAGGAGTCCGGGCAGCCCAAGGCTCAGCTCGATGACAGCGAGGCAAGCCGGGCCACCCAAAAGGTTGATCTCGACCTTGACGACGCCCCGTTCCTTGAGGACGAGGATGAAGAGGAAGAGGAGATCGCCCTTGAAGAGGAGGAAACTCCTTTTGTTGAAGAGCCTTTAGATTCTGAAGGTTTTGACTTTAAGGCGCTCCTTCGAAACAAGCTATTTCTTATTTTTGCAGGCGTAGTCGTCGTCCTGCTAGCTGTCATCGTGTTCCTGCTCATGCGTGAACCCGAAGCTCCCCCACCGCCCCCTCCCCCAGTCGAAGAAATTGTACAGGAAGAAGCTGCTCCAGAAGTGGTTGAAGAGACCCCGGAAATTCTTATTCGCCTCGACCCCTTCCTTATTGAACAGAGAGACAAGGATAATAAGATACGTTTCTTAGAAGTCCGCATTGTTGTCAGCACCCTCGAAGATGGCCTTGCGCGCCAGTTCAAGCAGGAAACATACACGATTCGCAATGCACTCTACTACTATTTGAAGAATAAGGATTTGCAGTTTTTGTCCGATAAAGACAATAGTGACAAATTAAAGAAAGAACTACTGGCTATCATCAACCAGTATATGGGATTTGGGCAGTTCGAAACACTGTTGTTCGAACAATATCTTGTGAGGTAG
- the prmC gene encoding peptide chain release factor N(5)-glutamine methyltransferase, with amino-acid sequence MAPTILDILQESESRLSGVDSPRLSAEVIVAEVLDCSRLTLVVDRERVLKDDQVALVRQMVARRETGEPLAYILGNREFYGLDFHVSSSVLIPRPETEHIIEKLEELYPADAAFQFADLGTGSGILAVTIAHLFAQARGVAVDLSPDALAVAERNSLTHGVHDRLEFIEGDFTCSLLDTGVYDLIVSNPPYVPQQEYDDASHEVRDYEPLTALVSGEDGLNHIRAMLPHVSKALKQGGIVLMEIGYQQGDAVKKIMSEQFPEFGEVDVLKDLSGHDRIVFLRKL; translated from the coding sequence TCGTAGCAGAAGTGCTTGATTGTTCTCGGTTGACTTTGGTGGTGGATCGGGAGCGTGTGCTGAAAGACGATCAGGTGGCGCTTGTTCGGCAAATGGTCGCTCGTAGGGAAACAGGTGAGCCGTTGGCCTATATTCTTGGTAATCGAGAATTTTATGGGCTTGATTTTCATGTTTCATCATCTGTGTTGATTCCTCGTCCTGAGACCGAGCACATCATCGAGAAACTGGAAGAACTGTATCCTGCAGACGCCGCATTTCAGTTTGCTGACTTGGGGACTGGCTCCGGTATTCTGGCTGTAACCATTGCGCATCTTTTTGCTCAGGCTCGAGGTGTGGCTGTGGATCTGAGTCCTGATGCTCTCGCTGTGGCTGAGAGGAATTCTTTGACCCACGGCGTTCACGACAGGTTGGAATTTATCGAAGGCGACTTTACCTGTTCATTGTTGGACACAGGTGTATATGACCTCATTGTGTCTAATCCACCTTATGTTCCGCAGCAGGAATATGATGATGCAAGTCATGAGGTGAGAGATTACGAGCCACTGACAGCTTTGGTCAGTGGCGAGGATGGGCTGAATCATATTCGGGCCATGCTTCCTCACGTTTCCAAGGCCCTGAAGCAGGGCGGAATTGTTCTGATGGAGATTGGCTATCAGCAGGGTGATGCTGTGAAAAAAATAATGTCAGAACAGTTCCCGGAATTTGGGGAGGTTGATGTTCTGAAAGACCTCTCAGGGCACGATCGCATCGTTTTTTTGCGAAAATTATAA
- the lpxC gene encoding UDP-3-O-acyl-N-acetylglucosamine deacetylase has product MLQTTIHKSVRCTGIGLHSGKQVELVLRPAAEDTGILFALKSESGSTFLTPAPSLVVETGLATVLGDGRETVATVEHLLAAVSGMGIDNIHIEVTGKELPIMDGSAASFVYLLKQAGVRKQAKPRQVFAIKKELDFEQDGKFIKARPYDGFRVDYTIEFAHPIIGSQRLEMEVTPENFTAEIAKARTFGFLKEVDYLHANGLALGGSLDNAIVLDEYGVLNAEGLRFKDEFVRHKLLDFVGDMAVLGAPLQGHFEVFASGHAMNNAFLRHLDENRELYLEAKTMAVPATAEEAVREDVLEPAIAAI; this is encoded by the coding sequence ATGCTACAAACTACTATCCATAAATCAGTGCGTTGCACGGGAATCGGTCTACACAGCGGTAAGCAGGTAGAGCTGGTTCTTCGTCCTGCCGCTGAGGATACCGGAATCCTGTTCGCTCTTAAGTCTGAATCCGGGTCCACCTTCCTGACTCCTGCTCCCTCTCTTGTTGTCGAGACCGGCTTAGCCACCGTATTGGGTGATGGCCGTGAAACTGTTGCTACTGTCGAACATCTGCTCGCAGCGGTTAGTGGCATGGGCATCGACAATATTCACATTGAGGTGACTGGTAAGGAACTGCCTATAATGGACGGTAGCGCCGCTTCTTTTGTCTACCTGCTTAAGCAGGCAGGCGTTCGCAAGCAGGCCAAACCGCGCCAGGTTTTCGCTATCAAGAAAGAGCTCGATTTCGAGCAGGACGGTAAATTCATCAAGGCTCGTCCTTATGATGGTTTCCGTGTTGACTATACCATTGAGTTTGCTCATCCGATTATCGGTTCTCAGCGCCTTGAGATGGAAGTTACTCCAGAGAACTTTACCGCTGAGATCGCTAAAGCTCGCACTTTTGGCTTCCTGAAGGAAGTTGACTATCTGCACGCTAACGGATTGGCTCTCGGCGGTTCCCTTGACAACGCTATCGTTCTTGATGAGTACGGTGTCCTCAATGCTGAGGGGCTGCGCTTCAAAGACGAGTTTGTGCGTCATAAGCTGCTCGACTTCGTGGGCGATATGGCTGTGCTTGGTGCTCCTCTTCAGGGTCACTTTGAAGTATTCGCTTCCGGTCACGCCATGAATAATGCTTTCCTTCGCCATTTGGACGAGAATCGCGAGTTGTATCTTGAAGCCAAGACCATGGCTGTTCCTGCTACAGCTGAAGAAGCTGTTCGTGAAGACGTGCTGGAGCCTGCAATCGCTGCTATTTAA